A stretch of Aedes aegypti strain LVP_AGWG chromosome 2, AaegL5.0 Primary Assembly, whole genome shotgun sequence DNA encodes these proteins:
- the LOC5570687 gene encoding uncharacterized protein LOC5570687: MVRIISIVALIFLSSATKVSSQAACGQRNTPFWPWHVAIRHFNQDPDVPACGGTILNDLFIITAGHCVYDLSGNEFAPSELIVTIDRPSDKSTIHVKTIVFPYAFDVNTFENDVVLIKLKQPIKFSDEVKPICFTEEIDIVDANSVTIAIITKQSIVDNTVKWRITNYSLCHGTNHYIFNKSYNHSVCMGHVRATDKFQLHRGSALMVQQNHTWHLVGVLLYTIGPNENTATYGGGLVLAPYAKAITKIVNKHLTPRISNKKCEYYNRIAKENAKGYFSPYISMKRKSDEFVMPGCVGTLISETFVLTAAICTQSLERVILWKDILNTTHYNEFHVYFHPNDVYRQGVALVELDRTATYMEYFIHCLWTNDEDPLTFRTQSKHGALFLKFEANVQYRPEEAVIYRMEDCSPFTAFLICKPGDSLTIKKDNEKVSRIVGLITEQVEDCSPKTALNAVSYLDWIEETVWKNDVTK; the protein is encoded by the exons ATGGTGCGAATAATTTCGATTGTGGCCTTGATTTTTCTCAGCAGTGCTACGAAGGTCAGTTCTCAAGCAGCTTGTGGACAACGCAATACTCCGTTTTGGCCCTGGCACGTAGCCATTCGGCATTTCAATCAGGACCCCGATGTTCCAGCCTGTGGAGGAACGATTCTGAATGATTTATTCATTATCACCGCCGGTCACTGTGTGTATGATTTAAGTGGTAATGAATTTGCACCGTCGGAACTGATTGTGACGATTGATCGACCGAGTGACAAAAGCACGATCCATGTAAAAACAATAGTTTTCCCATACGCCTTCGATGTGAATACATTTGAAAATGACGTAGTACTCATAAAGCTGAAACAGCCTATCAAATTCTCAGATGAAGTGAAACCAATATGCTTTACAGAAGAAATTGATATTGTCGATGCGAATTCGGTAACCATTGCAATCATCACAAAGCAAAGTATAGTTGATAATACCGTTAAATGGAGAATCACGAATTACTCACTATGTCACGGGACTAATCATTATATATTCAACAAAAGTTATAATCATTCTGTTTGCATGGGACACGTTCGAG CCACGGACAAGTTTCAGTTGCATCGGGGAAGTGCACTAATGGTTCAGCAAAACCATACTTGGCATTTGGTTGGAGTTTTGTTGTACACTATTGGACCAAACGAAAATACTGCTACTTATGGTGGTGGACTTGTTTTAGCCCCGTACGCCAAAGCTATTACCAAAATAGTAAATAAGCATTTGACTCCCAGAATAAGTAATAAAA AATGTGAATATTACAACAGAATAGCTAAAGAAAACGCCAAGGGCTATTTTTCTCCATACATATCAATGAAACGGAAAAGTGATGAGTTTGTCATGCCTGGATGTGTAGGGACTCTTATCAGTGAAACTTTCGTGCTGACTGCTGCTATATGCACACAAAGCCTTG AAAGGGTTATTCTTTGGAAAGATATCCTAAATACTACGCATTACAATGAATTTCATGTATATTTCCACCCCAATGATGTCTATCGACAAGGCGTTGCGCTGGTAGAGTTGGATAGAACTGCTAC GTACATGGAGTATTTTATTCACTGCCTATGGACAAACGACGAGGATCCTTTGACGTTTCGTACACAATCTAAACATGGagcattatttttgaaatttgaggcTAATGTTCAATATCGACCAGAAGAAGCTGTCATCTATCGGATGGAAGATTGTTCTCCTTTTACAGCGTTTTTAATTTGCAAACCCGGCGACTCGTTAACTATCAAAAAAGACAATGAAAAGGTGAGTAGAATCGTTGGATTGATAACCGAGCAAGTCGAAGATTGCAGCCCAAAAACAGCATTGAATGCCGTCAGCTATCTTGACTGGATTGAAGAGACTGTTTGGAAAAATGATGTTACAAAGTAA
- the LOC5570686 gene encoding putative ATP-dependent RNA helicase me31b codes for MMTETLNSNNHLSQKGENKMDDMGWKAKLKLPPKDNRIKTSDVTDTRGNEFEEFCLKRELLMGIFEKGWEKPSPIQEAAIPIALVGKDILARAKNGTGKTGAYSIPVLEQIDPTKDYIQALIIVPTRELALQTSQICIELAKHMHIRVMVTTGGTNLKDDIMRIYQKVQVIIATPGRILDLMDKEVANMANCRMLVLDEADKLLSQDFKGMLDHVIMKLPKERQILLFSATFPLSVKNFMEKHLREPYEINLMEELTLKGVTQYYAFVQERQKVHCLNTLFSKLQINQSIIFCNSTQRVELLAKKITELGYCCYYIHAKMQQAHRNRVFHDFRSGLCRNLVCSDLFTRGIDVQAVNVVINFDFPKMAETYLHRIGRSGRFGHLGIAINLITYEDRFDLHRIEKELGTEIKPIPKVIDPALYVPRPEDQNSTQEEQNISK; via the exons ATGATGACTGAAACGCTGAATTCTAATAATCATCTCAGCCAAAAGGG CGAGAACAAAATGGATGACATGGGATGGAAAGCCAAACTCAAATTACCGCCCAAAGATAATAGAATTAAGACAAGT GATGTAACGGATACTCGTGGTAACGAGTTTGAAGAGTTTTGCCTGAAGCGAGAGCTGCTGATGGGTATCTTCGAGAAAGGTTGGGAAAAACCGTCGCCAATTCAGGAAGCAGCCATCCCGATCGCACTAGTGGGTAAGGACATCTTGGCGAGGGCTAAAAATGGTACCGGAAAAACGGGCGCGTACAGCATTCCTGTACTAGAGCAAATCGATCCCACCAAGGATTATATCCAGGCATTGATCATCGTGCCCACTCGTGAGCTGGCACTGCAAACATCACAGATTTGCATTGAACTCGCGAAGCACATGCATATCCGGGTAATGGTGACTACTGGTGGAACCAATCTCAAGGATGATATTATGAGAATATATCAGAAAG TTCAAGTGATTATTGCTACGCCCGGTCGTATTCTGGATCTAATGGACAAGGAGGTGGCAAATATGGCCAACTGCCGTATGTTAGTATTAGACGAAGCGGACAAACTGCTGTCGCAAGACTTCAAGGGCATGCTGGATCATGTCATAATGAAATTGCCAAAAGAGCGCCAGATTTTGCTGTTCTCGGCGACATTCCCACTGAGCGTGAAGAACTTCATGGAAAAGCATCTGCGCGAGCCATACGAGATCAACCTGATGGAGGAGCTCACCCTGAAGGGTGTCACACAGTACTACGCGTTCGTCCAGGAGAGGCAGAAGGTGCACTGCCTTAACACCCTGTTTTCCAAGCTCCAAATCAACCAGTCGATCATCTTCTGCAATTCGACACAACGTGTCGAACTGCTGGCGAAAAAGATTACCGAGCTTGGCTACTGCTGTTACTACATCCATGCCAAGATGCAGCAGGCGCATAGAAATCGCGTTTTCCATGACTTCCGATCCGGACTGTGCCGGAACCTGGTCTGCTCTGATCTCTTCACGCGAGGTATCGATGTACAGGCTGTGAATGTTGTTATTAATTTCGATTTCCCGAAAATGGCAGAGACCTACCTGCACAGAATTGGCCGATCCGGACGTTTCGGACATCTCG GTATCGCCATCAATCTGATCACCTACGAAGATCGATTTGATCTTCACCGTATCGAAAAAGAGTTGGGCACCGAAATCAAGCCCATTCCGAAGGTGATTGATCCTGCCCTTTATGTGCCTCGACCAGAGGATCAAAATAGCACACAGGAAGAACAGAACATTAGCAAATAA